aaaatccgAGCTCAATAACACAACTCATTTGCAAAGTTAAAGGTTTACTACTGTAAACTACCTACTAGCCATGAAGTTATTAGTCAACGGTGCCAAGCCTTGGTTGGTATCAGAATTGAATTgcaacatcactcaaacaaaaCCATTCCCCTCAGGGGATTCATAGAAAGAGTTTGTGTTCGATCTAACAAAAGCTTTTCTGAGCAGCGCATTAATGTCACTTGACATATGGGAAGTTTCTCATCATCATTTCTAGAGCTGCTTCTCTTATGACTATGTATCATGCCCTGTTACAGGCCTTAGTCATCAGGAGGAGAAGGAAGGTCGTAACATTTTTTGCAAATGGGATTCTTTTGGCCGGCACATGCAAACTCTTCAAGCAGCACGGCTGGCTGACTTAAAATGCCAACAACCTCCCCCCTCGGTTGCTCCATAGAGGGAAGTGAATAGCACTGTGGAACATTTGTAGTCCAATGCCCCCTAAAGTCATTAGTGGTGAAATCAATCAAAATATTGATAATATCGACATTAAGTCAGTATAAATATCAGATTGATACTAGCGCGAAAGGATCAATATCGAAGCTTCAGTTACGCTCTTGTGGCTCACCTGAACTCTTTAAGCACATATAAGATGCAAAAGAATCGAAGGGATACATTTTATTAAAATTTTGCATAGTAGTTTCTGAACTTTGGTAACTCGTGGgtaaaaggcagaatttgttaACCAATAATATTTGGTCCAATTATGTCGTAGCTTTTAAcagtttaataataaaaatggaatGGAATTGGTATTGGATCGACACCAAAATAATATCCCACACCACTAGAAGTCATACAATTGTTAATTAGGGCAGAATTCACATGGTGTTATGCAAGCCATCATCATACAGATTAAAATCTCAGTTACACAATCATCAAAGAAATAATTTAGGATATTTGTTTGCTGTTTCCTTTGGCTTTTCCTCCCTGCAACACCCAAAAATATACTGAAGATATCACACGAGACCAAAGTGAGTATCATAGGATTAGTATCAGATCATGTGACTTGGCACTAATTACAGAGAGCTGACCTGCCTCAACAAGTAGTGTCAAGCaaatgagtaccgtattttccggactataaggtgcacctaaaaacctggtgcgccttatagtccggaaaatacggtacatataaaTTATTAAAAGTCATTGGATTGACATTTCTATGATGCGATGGCATCAATGCCTGTACAGTTAATAAAAGTTGTATAGCGGTTTTAGTTTTACCCTGGAACAGATTATGTCTCTGTCCACCATTTCCTGTGGTTAAAATTGTTTTGAAGTACAGTTCTAACAAATGGTAGTAGTCTATCCAGTGACCCACACGGGATTGTATTCCACTGTAAAGGGTGGCATGAAACAGGCTGGGATAAACAGAGCTGGTTGGCTGAACGCCAAATCCCCATGGCTACCCTGGAGCAACCCAATCCGTCTTTCCTGGGACAGTCTATTTGTATTTGACAATAAGTCATACCTACTAACAGGATCCTTGCACACATGTACGATTCCGAAAGCACGCTGTGGTTGGTATGCATCTGGGAtgtgtgcagcatgcaggaataaaaaaagaagcaccAACTTCAAGTGCCCCTCAGCATTACATCGGATCTTCATACAGGTGTTCTGACTCAGCATGTGCTTTTCCTCGGTGTACAATGCTAATACGACCTAAACCGACTTTCTATGCGGAATATAGTACGAGACTGTATAAACAAGAGtttaaaatttgaaaatagtCTGAAAGGAAAAGGGGGTGCAATTAGATCTTCTTTGCAAAAGCATGGAGCTTTCTCTATTTCTAAATGATTACGTAAAAGTCACACCGGCTAGTCGTGGTCATGTCTCTGACTAAAGCACTGCTGGAGGTCATGCATTCCAAACTTTTTAAATCACGAGCTCACGCCTCACTGATGGACTAgtttggctaaaaaaaaaaaaaatccagccctCCCGTTAACAGCGCGTTATAAACCAAATTATTCAAGAAATTCAATCCTCTTACCTTTCACTTGACTCTCGTAGTCCGCTATGATTTCTTTATCCTTTTTAAACCTCGGCGAAGACATCTTACGTCCGCTTGTTGGTGAACGaatgtgtgaatgtttttttaaactgcttGTCAACAGGCGGGGGGTTACAAAAGGGGACTCATCCCAAACTGGACTAACAGAACGATTAAGTTCCCAGGAGAAAACGATCACTTCATTGATAATCTTCCTTCTGGCGATGCGCAATCCGATTCCAACCAATAGATCCGCACAGCGCCAAGGGCAGCCTCTTGCTCCCGCAGGGAactaagaaaaaagaaaaatataaaatagaatCGCGTAAGTTTTCAGGGTCTTAGTAGCGGAGCATCATTCGTAGTTGGCACCGCGTATAAGCAGTGCCCAAAAAGCCGCATAAGGAGGCTATAAAGTCGAATTGAATTGGAGTGTGTGTCCGGTTTAAGTGGTTCAGAGTAAAGACACACGCAAATACCTCCCCCACTTCTCGCTCTCCCTGGAAGGTTTCTCCCCCTCCAACTCCCGGCAGGGCAGGCGCGAGGAAGACAAGTAGGCAGGCCGACCGCAGCACACACGGCAGTGAGAGCCAGGCAGGAGGGGGGGTTATAACACTAACGCACGTTCACACGCACAATGTATTGGTTAATTATGCAAGAAATGTACCACTGAAGAAATTCTTTAAGACGATGCATTGGCAAAACTTTAAtattacaagtcaaaaatattacAGCTGCACGCACAATGAAGGCATTCAACCCTAATACCAAATCGTTTAACAATTGCACAACATGAAAATATGGCTTGAGGGAAGTAGAAACGCGTGTTCAAAAATATATCACTAAAATGGTGAGGGATTTTGCTAAACATCTCGTCAACGCCTGAAAGAATGGCGTGATACTCGGATTCCAACTGTTGACTTCTCCTATAAATTGGACCTGTGCGCCATCTACAGGATACAATATTGCTTTTTGAACAGTCAGGGAAACGCCAGATTCTCTATAAGATATCATTTATAGGTGATGAAAGCCTTAATTAAAAACTCCCTTTTATTTAATGGCACTGACAAAATTATATTCATGCGACATAGCAACGAAAGGAATAGACACTATCAAATAATTTGAACATGCaatttcaaaatacaaaaaaaatggccttaTGCACACGTTTCAAAAAAGGCCTTGAAGCACATTCccgtgttgttttgtttttactgttGTCGTCGCACTtgctacaaaaacaaatcacCCCATTGAATTCATACAAACATGTACAAAATGTCATTGAAATATATGGGCATCGGTATGCAAATGCTTCCAATTATCTATAAACTCTACATAACAACACATTCAATCACtgtcaaaatataaatataaacaacaaagaaAACTCTTGGAGGTTCCCACAACTTCacaacatatatataaatatcatTCAGATAAACTGCACATAACAGAATATTGTCACCAGGTTCACTAGACTAGAAGGCAATCACATTTCTCCACTTTCAACACCGATGTCACCTTTGTTATTCCTTAAAGACAATCAGCCACTTTTGAAAAAGTTCTCCTCTATGACCTCAGTGAAGCGATCCTTCATTTGTTGACGGAAAGTGGCGTACCACTCCAGCAATCTCCTCCTCCTGTCTACCCTCTGCTCTTGACTcatccctcgctctctctccagaATAGCAGGAAGCTCCCGCCAATCGCTAATATAGATGAAGGGCGCTCCCGCGGCTTTTAGGAGACGCAACGGGGAGCTGGGCCCAGCCGCGCAGGTCCCCGGCGTCAGTACATCTTCCACCACGGGCACTGAGCCATAAGAGCAAGCCTCGTAGATGCGATAGCATTCCGTGTTGACGCCAACGGGGCAGAGGGTGAGCTCGCTCTGGGCCAGGGCGGTTTGATAATTCTTTAAACTGTCTGCTGTCTCCTGGGGGAGCCATCTCCAGGTACAGGGGGAGACAAGAGGGAAACGGGTATATGTTAGGCAGGCTGCGTTTGGTAAATATCAATTTCATGTATTCTTATAAaatcaaaatgtgttttcaaTTACGTGGATAAAATGCTTATGGTTGATGCCTTTCCTTCTTTCCATGTCTAAATGTATAAAATGCTCAGCATAGCTGTCTATTGTGGAAAGTATAAGGTCATACATATTGTTTTTGTCGGCCTGTTACTCACATCATCATTACATATGAAATACAATTTCACATGCTAATGAGATTCAATACAAAAGCTGTATAAAAATTGTATGACCAAGCTATTTTTTGAGCGATCAGCAGTAGTTGATAAAcaatgtgtatttaaaaaaatatattgaaggATTGAAGGAATTTCCATGATAATATGAATGCAGTTCTAAGACGAATGCAAATGACAATAGTGTTCTATAAATGACTCTCACAGCATTGCAATACAACAGTAGCTCACTTTGTGAGTTTGTTTGCTTGGGTACCAAATTCCAGATTTAAGATAACTGAATTTAATTAATTATGTATCAAAAATAGAGCTGGTAAATCCACAAATTCTTTTTGCCCTCATCTCCAATGCATCTCTAATCCCATTTGCCTGCAATTTTTACTACTATCATGAGTCAAGTGCAAAAGTGTCATATAATAGAAGAAATCCATGACGGGAAATGTTTAGTAACAATCTAACTTACTTCTCCCTGGCAGTGGTGATGCAATCCTTTTCTAGACCAGACTGTTTCAGAACCTGAATGAGTGTTTCCCGAGAAGAATTCTTGTAAACAGTACCAAGGAAGTTGCAGAGGTGTGGCCTCTTGGAAGTGATCATCTCAGCATTGGGCCTGACCATGGGAAACTGCCTGTATCTGAACAAGAAACATGACATGTAAAATAAAGTGCATTTAATTGAAACTTCTCTCGCCTTCCTTTGTGGACTGCAAGTTCTCGCTGGATTTTCTTCTGCTACTCtatcttcctcccacattccaaaaacatgcacatttgGTTAATTGAAGCCCATGGGTGTGAACATATCAGAATGACTTACGTGGCAACACCGAGGGGCCACTGGAAGACATCTATATCATTGACCCAAGGGCTGTCATACACTAAAAAGAGCAGGTCCACAAAGCCGCCATGTCTCTTTAGGTATGGCCCTAGCCAGTCATTGTTGCAGTGCTCATCACCCAGGAGGACCACAGCCACGTGAGACACAGTGTGCGACTGAACCAAAGCTCGGACGTGCTCCAACCAACGTGTGGAGTACGCCACCTTCTGCTGCTCACGGCCATTCAGAACCAGAACTAGGCTGTTCATATCCAACGGTACATGACCTTGGACTACAGCAGGCCCTGTGTAGAAGCTACAGACAGAGGAGGAAATGAATTAATAGTGCGGTTCTTCCTGTTTAACTTGTTATGGCTTCAGTGTTCACAACATGGGTAACAACACCTGTTACCTGAAATCTATTTTGCTTGACGGAAGCTCACCCTCTATCCATTGCGCTATCTTGTCAGTTGGATTGAGGGGTCCCTCCATAATATGTTCCCAAAGATAAAGTCCTGATGGGGGAAAATGACTTATTATTAATAGTAGTACCAGTAGCAGCGAAAGGTATGGCAACTAGTAGTTGTATAGCATAGGCCCCTCAGGATAAAGGGAGATAAATAATGTCGCAACAAGCCTCACCTATAGCTGCTTTACCCCAGATTTGCACCTTGTATCTTTTGGGTTTGTTCTTTTCGATTTCTGCCATATGTTGTTTGAAGGCCTCTCGTCTTTTGTTCAGTGCGGAGTTGTACTCCACTTGTTCACCCTCCCATGGATTCCACTCATCCCCAATGAATGGAGCAGCTCCGCCATCTCGAACACCCCCTGCAAGCAAAACAGACAGTTTGGAAAAAGCGTTTTGTTGATTCAATTGAATATTTTCCCATGACTGTACTGcaacaatttctttttaaaagcgATTGGATTGTATATTTTGGTGAAAATACCAGGGGGTCCTGCTTCTTTCGTCTCCACCCTGTGAACGCGGGATATGACTTTAGTGCTGAAGAACACATTGTATGCAGCGTACAGTGAAAATGCTACATAAGCAAAAATTATGAAAAGAAACAACTTTCTCTTtggaaatttcatttttctctttttctatgATCGCTCATGTTACCATTATGAACCTTCTCCATTTTTGGGGGGATGAGAGGACCCTTGTTTACATCACGGGGAAGTTGCCTTGAATATA
The window above is part of the Syngnathus typhle isolate RoL2023-S1 ecotype Sweden linkage group LG7, RoL_Styp_1.0, whole genome shotgun sequence genome. Proteins encoded here:
- the rxylt1 gene encoding ribitol-5-phosphate xylosyltransferase 1 isoform X1 — protein: MKFPKRKLFLFIIFAYVAFSLYAAYNVFFSTKVISRVHRVETKEAGPPGGVRDGGAAPFIGDEWNPWEGEQVEYNSALNKRREAFKQHMAEIEKNKPKRYKVQIWGKAAIGLYLWEHIMEGPLNPTDKIAQWIEGELPSSKIDFSFYTGPAVVQGHVPLDMNSLVLVLNGREQQKVAYSTRWLEHVRALVQSHTVSHVAVVLLGDEHCNNDWLGPYLKRHGGFVDLLFLVYDSPWVNDIDVFQWPLGVATYRQFPMVRPNAEMITSKRPHLCNFLGTVYKNSSRETLIQVLKQSGLEKDCITTAREKWLPQETADSLKNYQTALAQSELTLCPVGVNTECYRIYEACSYGSVPVVEDVLTPGTCAAGPSSPLRLLKAAGAPFIYISDWRELPAILERERGMSQEQRVDRRRRLLEWYATFRQQMKDRFTEVIEENFFKSG
- the rxylt1 gene encoding ribitol-5-phosphate xylosyltransferase 1 isoform X2, which codes for MDRGFYTGPAVVQGHVPLDMNSLVLVLNGREQQKVAYSTRWLEHVRALVQSHTVSHVAVVLLGDEHCNNDWLGPYLKRHGGFVDLLFLVYDSPWVNDIDVFQWPLGVATYRQFPMVRPNAEMITSKRPHLCNFLGTVYKNSSRETLIQVLKQSGLEKDCITTAREKWLPQETADSLKNYQTALAQSELTLCPVGVNTECYRIYEACSYGSVPVVEDVLTPGTCAAGPSSPLRLLKAAGAPFIYISDWRELPAILERERGMSQEQRVDRRRRLLEWYATFRQQMKDRFTEVIEENFFKSG